The Arthrobacter burdickii genomic interval GGGCTGAACTACATCTACAAGGCCTTCACCACCACGGACCTGCCGGCCGCCATCGCCGGTCTGCGCGGGCTCGGGATCCGGGGCTGCGCCGTCTCGATGCCGTTCAAGGAGGACGTCATCCCCCTGGTGGACGCCCTGGACCCGTCGGCGAAGGCCATCGACTCCGTCAACACGATCGTGAACGACGACGGCGTCCTCACCGCCTACAACACCGACTACCTCGCGGTGGAGCGGCTCCTGCGCGAGCACGCCGTGCCGACGACGCACTCGGTCCTCGTGCAGGGATCCGGGGGCATGGCCAAGGCCGTCGTCGCCGCACTGCGCGACTCCGGCTTCACCCGGGTGACGGTCGTGGCCCGCAACGAGCGCACCGGCCGGGCGCTCGCCGAGCTCTACGGCTTCGACTGGCAGCGGGAGGTGGGGGAATCGACGGCGGACCTGATCCTCAACGTCACCCCCCTCGGCATGACAGGAGCGGACGCGGACGCCCTCGCGTTCCCGCAGTCCGCCATCGACGCCGCGCAGGTGGTGTTCGACGTCGTCGCCTCCCCGTCCGAGACGCCGCTGATCCTCGCTGCCCGGGAGGCGGGCACGCCGGTCATCACCGGTGCCGAGGTGGTCGCGCTGCAGGCGGAGGAGCAGTTCGTCCTCTACACCGGGGTCCGGCCCACACCGGAGCAGGTCCGGGCCGCCGGGGAGTTCTCGCGCCGGCAGGCGTAGAGCCCGCGCTGCTTCAGTCGGGCCTCACACCCTCAACCACCGCAGGCCGTGCGGCTCGAGGGTCAGGCCCGTGCGCAGGCGCGTAGGCTCTCCGGAGAGAAGTTCGAGGGCGGTCTCCGGCAGGCCGGAGAGGGTCTCGGCGCTGATGTGCTGCGGGCTGTCGGCGAAGTTCGCCAGGACGACGACGGTGGACTCCTCGCCGTCGAGCAGGCCGGGGCGCTG includes:
- a CDS encoding shikimate 5-dehydrogenase yields the protein MPILNKDMTLCISLAARPSNIGTRFHNYLYEELGLNYIYKAFTTTDLPAAIAGLRGLGIRGCAVSMPFKEDVIPLVDALDPSAKAIDSVNTIVNDDGVLTAYNTDYLAVERLLREHAVPTTHSVLVQGSGGMAKAVVAALRDSGFTRVTVVARNERTGRALAELYGFDWQREVGESTADLILNVTPLGMTGADADALAFPQSAIDAAQVVFDVVASPSETPLILAAREAGTPVITGAEVVALQAEEQFVLYTGVRPTPEQVRAAGEFSRRQA